In Rhodospirillum rubrum ATCC 11170, a genomic segment contains:
- a CDS encoding DUF4139 domain-containing protein — MSFPRSRPAFAAVLLAATALASPALADGPLTLKRVLLSTGGVGLFEYEAKVDGSTALPLTVRLDQVDDVLKSLSVDDPSGRPASVRLAVREPLSEVFRDLPFAEDAFQSPAALFEALKGEPVTISGPQVMSGRIVSVTPEVTTRPDGSAQTRHRLGLMTNDGLRQVILEDAQGVAFSDSALTARIERALAAMAHLREKDSRTLDIAVDGTGSRAVRASFIAEVPLWKAGYRLTLPAEGANAKEKAKLAGWAVLENLSGQDWKDVSLTVVSGNPVTFRQDLFTPYRIDRPTVPVEVQGRVLPTPDSGAQPQADAAAGMMRSFAKSATPMAMAAAPAAPDEAMAESGQLASPGLGGGQAAALPLPSEGTAQVLFTLPQPVTLANGQTLMVPITESAIPLRRIAHYRPGESGRHPLAAVDLTNATGTALPPGAVSLTQATSGGLAYLGDARLGPVAKGDHRILAFAVDQDITVGEETGEDRTVSGLTASAGVLTLRQVARSQTTYTLTNNAGVERRLVIDHPRRPGWILTPPQGTDTVEEIGDAHRLSVTLEAGQTRALTIVLERPIEERLSAGALTAPLLAGLSATGKLSGPEKLTVERLATLSARASQIDDRLGAIHTESAQVVEDQGRLRENIKAVPADSDLHQRFMERLGQLEDRLGSLEQQGKEMEAEARKARADLDAYIAGLTLP, encoded by the coding sequence ATGTCCTTCCCCCGTTCCCGCCCGGCCTTCGCCGCCGTCCTGCTGGCCGCCACGGCGCTGGCCTCGCCGGCTTTGGCCGACGGGCCGCTGACCTTGAAGCGGGTGCTGCTGTCCACCGGTGGCGTCGGCCTGTTCGAATACGAAGCCAAGGTCGACGGATCAACCGCCCTGCCTTTGACCGTTCGCCTTGATCAGGTCGATGACGTTTTGAAAAGCCTGAGCGTCGACGATCCCTCGGGCCGGCCGGCCAGCGTCCGTCTGGCGGTGCGCGAGCCGTTGTCCGAGGTGTTTCGCGATCTGCCCTTCGCCGAAGACGCCTTCCAGTCGCCCGCCGCCCTGTTCGAGGCCCTCAAGGGCGAACCGGTGACGATCAGCGGCCCGCAGGTGATGAGCGGACGGATCGTTTCCGTTACCCCCGAAGTCACCACCCGCCCCGATGGCTCCGCGCAAACCCGCCATCGCCTGGGGCTGATGACCAACGACGGCCTGCGCCAAGTCATTTTGGAAGACGCCCAGGGCGTGGCCTTCAGCGATTCGGCGCTGACCGCGCGCATCGAACGCGCCCTGGCCGCCATGGCCCATCTGCGCGAAAAGGACAGCCGCACCCTTGATATCGCCGTGGACGGCACGGGATCGCGGGCGGTCCGCGCCAGCTTCATCGCCGAGGTGCCGCTGTGGAAAGCCGGCTATCGCCTGACTTTGCCGGCGGAGGGTGCCAACGCCAAGGAGAAGGCCAAGCTCGCCGGTTGGGCGGTGCTTGAAAACCTCAGCGGCCAGGACTGGAAGGACGTGAGCCTGACCGTGGTCTCGGGCAATCCGGTGACTTTCCGCCAGGATCTGTTCACCCCCTATCGCATCGACCGGCCGACCGTTCCCGTCGAGGTTCAGGGCCGGGTGCTGCCCACCCCCGATAGCGGCGCCCAGCCCCAGGCCGACGCGGCGGCGGGGATGATGCGCAGCTTCGCCAAAAGCGCAACGCCGATGGCGATGGCCGCCGCCCCCGCCGCGCCCGACGAGGCGATGGCTGAATCCGGCCAATTGGCCTCCCCGGGCCTGGGTGGCGGACAGGCCGCCGCCCTGCCGTTGCCCAGCGAAGGCACGGCCCAGGTGCTGTTCACCCTGCCCCAGCCGGTCACCCTGGCCAATGGTCAGACGCTGATGGTACCGATTACCGAATCGGCGATCCCCTTGCGGCGGATCGCCCATTACCGCCCGGGCGAAAGCGGCCGCCATCCCTTGGCCGCCGTCGATCTTACCAACGCCACCGGCACCGCCCTGCCGCCGGGCGCGGTCAGCCTGACCCAGGCGACGAGCGGTGGTCTGGCCTATCTGGGCGATGCCCGCCTGGGCCCGGTCGCCAAGGGCGATCACCGCATTCTGGCCTTCGCCGTCGATCAGGATATCACGGTTGGCGAGGAGACCGGCGAGGACCGCACGGTGTCCGGGCTGACGGCTTCGGCGGGGGTTCTGACCCTGCGTCAGGTGGCGCGCAGCCAGACCACCTATACCCTGACCAATAACGCCGGCGTCGAGCGTCGTCTGGTGATCGACCACCCCCGGCGCCCGGGCTGGATCCTGACCCCGCCCCAGGGTACCGATACGGTCGAGGAAATCGGCGATGCCCACCGCCTGTCCGTCACCCTGGAGGCCGGACAAACCCGTGCGCTGACCATCGTTCTCGAACGGCCGATCGAAGAACGGCTGTCCGCCGGCGCCCTGACCGCGCCGCTGCTCGCCGGCCTCAGCGCGACGGGCAAACTTTCGGGCCCCGAGAAGCTGACGGTCGAACGCTTGGCCACCTTGTCGGCCCGGGCCTCGCAGATCGACGACCGCCTCGGCGCCATCCACACCGAAAGCGCCCAGGTGGTCGAGGATCAGGGGCGGCTGCGCGAAAACATCAAGGCGGTGCCGGCCGACAGCGACCTGCATCAGCGCTTTATGGAGCGTCTGGGCCAGCTTGAAGATCGCCTGGGCAGCCTTGAGCAGCAGGGCAAGGAGATGGAGGCCGAGGCCCGCAAGGCCCGCGCCGATCTCGACGCCTATATCGCCGGCCTCACCCTGCCTTAA
- a CDS encoding phosphoserine transaminase, producing MAMPTIRPANPCFSSGPCAKRPGWSAAALDGSLLGRSHRSTEGRARLAEVIDRTRAVLGIPADWRVGIVPASDTGAVEMALWSLLGPRPIDMLAWESFGATWVADVLKQLKLPDVRVLEADYGALPDLGRVDFSRDVVFTWNGTTSGARVPNGDWIADDRQGLTICDATSAAFAMDLPWRKLDVVTWSWQKVLGGEGQHGMLVLSPRAVERLESHKPAWPMPKIFRMTSGGKLMEGIFKGDTINTPSMLCAEDAIDGLRWAESVGGLSGLIARSEANLAAVADWVAAKGTARFLAEDPAVRSCTAICLRLTNPAFAAQTDGGAKAAARVAALLAKEGVGYDLASYRDAPPGLRIWGGATVERSNIEALLPWIDWAVAEVARDLA from the coding sequence ATGGCCATGCCGACGATCCGTCCCGCCAATCCGTGTTTTTCCTCCGGTCCCTGCGCCAAGCGCCCCGGCTGGAGCGCCGCTGCGCTGGACGGCTCTTTGCTTGGTCGCTCGCACCGCTCGACCGAGGGGCGGGCCCGGCTGGCCGAGGTCATCGACCGTACCCGCGCCGTGCTCGGCATTCCGGCTGACTGGCGGGTCGGTATTGTGCCGGCCTCCGATACCGGCGCGGTGGAAATGGCCTTGTGGTCGCTGCTGGGCCCGCGCCCGATCGACATGCTGGCTTGGGAGAGCTTCGGCGCCACCTGGGTCGCCGATGTGCTCAAGCAATTGAAGCTGCCCGATGTCCGCGTGCTCGAGGCCGATTACGGCGCTCTGCCCGATCTGGGACGCGTCGATTTCTCCCGCGATGTGGTCTTCACCTGGAACGGCACCACTTCAGGGGCGCGGGTGCCCAATGGCGATTGGATCGCCGATGACCGCCAGGGGCTGACGATCTGTGACGCCACCTCGGCCGCCTTCGCCATGGATCTGCCCTGGCGCAAGCTCGATGTCGTCACCTGGTCGTGGCAGAAGGTGCTGGGCGGCGAGGGCCAGCACGGCATGCTGGTGCTGTCGCCGCGCGCCGTCGAACGCCTGGAAAGCCATAAGCCGGCTTGGCCGATGCCCAAGATCTTCCGCATGACCTCGGGTGGCAAGCTGATGGAGGGGATCTTCAAGGGCGATACCATCAATACGCCCTCGATGCTCTGCGCCGAGGACGCCATCGACGGCCTGCGCTGGGCCGAATCGGTTGGCGGGCTGTCGGGCTTGATCGCCCGCTCCGAAGCCAATCTGGCGGCGGTGGCCGACTGGGTGGCGGCCAAAGGGACGGCGCGGTTCCTGGCCGAGGATCCGGCGGTTCGCTCGTGCACGGCGATCTGCCTGCGGCTGACCAACCCCGCCTTCGCCGCCCAGACCGATGGTGGGGCCAAGGCGGCGGCCCGGGTGGCGGCGCTTCTGGCCAAGGAAGGGGTCGGCTATGATCTCGCCTCTTACCGCGATGCGCCGCCGGGCCTGCGGATCTGGGGGGGCGCGACGGTGGAGCGCTCCAATATCGAAGCCCTGCTGCCGTGGATCGACTGGGCGGTGGCCGAGGTCGCCCGCGATCTGGCCTGA
- a CDS encoding ATP phosphoribosyltransferase regulatory subunit translates to MTVTAKTAARALLPNGLRDVLPPDAAFEVATVERLVSVFAANGYERVKTPLIEFEEGLLTGASRATAGQTFRVMDPITQRMMGLRADITIQVARLAASRLAKAPRPLRLTYSGQVLRVKGTQLRPERQFTQAGIELIGAGGVDAIAESVLLTVEALAQAGLPRVTVDLNCPPLVPALCRALGLSEDLAGELRKLLEQKDFTAAAALAGDAAGALSALSGTVGPAERALPVLAALDLPGEAAGHRDALLALARKVMTAAPEVDVTVDPLEHKGFEYYTGCSFALFAQGARGELGRGGEYPGDLNGTVEPCCGATLYMDAVLDGMVRPAPAPRVLVASTLARTTRRALQADGWVTVPALTAEAGAAEARRLGCGHVLDDEGRPVAV, encoded by the coding sequence ATGACCGTGACCGCCAAGACCGCCGCCAGGGCGCTTCTGCCCAACGGCCTGCGAGATGTCCTGCCCCCCGACGCCGCTTTCGAAGTGGCGACGGTGGAGCGTCTGGTATCCGTTTTCGCCGCCAATGGCTATGAGCGGGTCAAGACGCCGTTGATCGAATTCGAGGAGGGGCTGCTGACCGGCGCCAGTCGGGCCACGGCCGGCCAGACCTTCCGCGTCATGGATCCGATCACCCAACGCATGATGGGGCTGCGCGCCGATATCACCATCCAGGTCGCCCGTCTGGCGGCCTCGCGGCTGGCCAAGGCGCCCCGGCCGTTGCGCCTGACCTATTCGGGGCAGGTTCTGCGGGTCAAGGGTACCCAGCTTCGCCCCGAACGCCAGTTCACCCAGGCCGGAATCGAGCTGATCGGCGCCGGCGGCGTCGATGCTATCGCCGAATCCGTGCTGCTGACGGTCGAGGCCCTGGCCCAGGCCGGTTTGCCGCGGGTCACCGTCGATCTGAACTGCCCGCCGCTGGTGCCGGCTTTGTGCCGGGCGCTCGGGCTGTCGGAGGATCTGGCAGGCGAGTTGCGCAAGCTGCTTGAACAAAAGGATTTCACCGCCGCCGCCGCCCTGGCCGGTGACGCCGCCGGGGCGCTGTCGGCGCTTTCGGGAACGGTCGGACCGGCCGAGCGCGCCCTGCCGGTGCTGGCCGCCCTTGATTTGCCCGGGGAGGCGGCCGGGCATCGCGACGCCCTGTTGGCGCTGGCGCGCAAGGTGATGACCGCCGCGCCCGAGGTCGATGTCACCGTCGATCCGCTCGAACACAAGGGCTTCGAATATTATACCGGATGCAGTTTCGCCCTGTTCGCCCAGGGGGCGCGCGGCGAGCTTGGCCGGGGTGGCGAATATCCCGGCGATCTGAACGGGACGGTTGAACCCTGCTGCGGCGCCACCTTGTATATGGACGCGGTGCTTGATGGCATGGTCCGCCCGGCGCCGGCGCCGCGCGTTCTGGTGGCCTCGACCCTGGCGAGGACGACACGGCGCGCCTTGCAGGCCGATGGCTGGGTGACCGTGCCCGCCCTGACTGCCGAAGCCGGCGCGGCCGAGGCCCGTCGTCTGGGCTGTGGCCATGTTTTGGACGATGAGGGACGGCCCGTCGCCGTCTGA
- a CDS encoding PhzF family phenazine biosynthesis protein: MTAAFAAGPRLRVPFFQVDAFADVAFAGNPAAVCLLEKAWPEDELLQAIAAENNLSETAFVVRGGENHALRWFTPLTEVPLCGHATLASGHVLLRELGACGPQRFDTRAGMLEVSATDEGALAMRLPAKPPKSAIFPEDLDRVLGVRPMEVAQGGGFLIVVLGGVEAVRGLRPRLSMLRALGIPKLVVTAAGGGADSADACDFASRVFAPGVGIDEDPVTGSAHCVLTPFWAKRLGRDRLLAHQVSPRGGRLVCTLMGAEVEMIGQAVTVISGTLSV; the protein is encoded by the coding sequence ATGACCGCCGCCTTTGCCGCCGGCCCCCGTTTGCGCGTGCCGTTCTTCCAGGTCGACGCCTTCGCCGATGTCGCCTTCGCCGGCAATCCGGCGGCGGTCTGCCTGCTTGAGAAAGCCTGGCCCGAGGACGAGCTTCTTCAGGCGATCGCCGCGGAGAACAACCTGTCGGAAACCGCCTTCGTCGTGCGCGGCGGTGAAAACCACGCCCTGCGCTGGTTCACGCCGCTGACCGAAGTGCCGCTTTGCGGTCACGCCACCCTGGCCAGCGGCCATGTTTTGCTGCGCGAACTGGGGGCTTGCGGTCCGCAGCGCTTCGATACCCGCGCCGGGATGCTGGAGGTCTCGGCCACCGACGAGGGCGCCCTGGCGATGCGTCTGCCCGCCAAGCCGCCCAAATCGGCGATCTTTCCCGAAGATCTCGACCGTGTCCTGGGGGTGCGGCCGATGGAGGTCGCCCAGGGCGGCGGCTTTCTGATCGTCGTGCTGGGCGGCGTCGAGGCGGTGCGGGGCTTGCGTCCGCGCCTGAGCATGCTGCGCGCGCTGGGCATTCCCAAGCTGGTGGTCACCGCCGCCGGAGGCGGAGCCGACAGCGCCGACGCTTGCGATTTCGCCAGCCGGGTTTTCGCCCCCGGGGTGGGGATCGACGAGGATCCGGTGACCGGCTCGGCCCATTGCGTCCTGACGCCGTTCTGGGCCAAGCGCCTGGGCCGCGACCGTCTGCTTGCCCATCAGGTCTCGCCGCGCGGCGGCCGGCTGGTCTGCACCCTGATGGGCGCCGAGGTCGAGATGATCGGTCAGGCGGTGACGGTGATCAGCGGAACCCTGTCGGTCTGA
- the thiD gene encoding bifunctional hydroxymethylpyrimidine kinase/phosphomethylpyrimidine kinase, which translates to MTQGRVLIIAGSDSSGGAGIQADLKAVMALGGYGATAIAALTAQNTRGVEGIHAVPPAFVRQQMALFLDDIGADALKIGMLATAEVIEAVADEIELRAAGLPLVVDPVMVAKGGHRLLEESATAALIARLLPIARVLTPNLPEAEVLVGFSIADEAAMEKAGRALLERGPQAVLMKGGHLEGDDLVDLLVTAEGTVRFRASRLQTTSTHGTGCTLASAIACGLAQGRSVEQAIARARAYVRKAMETAPGLGHGHGPLNHGFTVSPFEVPLP; encoded by the coding sequence ATGACGCAAGGGCGCGTATTGATCATAGCGGGATCGGATTCAAGCGGCGGTGCCGGAATCCAGGCCGACCTCAAGGCGGTGATGGCCCTGGGTGGCTATGGCGCCACGGCGATCGCCGCCCTGACCGCCCAGAACACCCGGGGCGTCGAAGGCATCCATGCGGTTCCGCCGGCCTTTGTCCGCCAGCAGATGGCTCTGTTCCTTGATGATATCGGTGCCGACGCCCTGAAGATCGGCATGCTGGCGACCGCTGAGGTCATCGAGGCGGTGGCCGATGAAATCGAATTGCGCGCGGCGGGGCTTCCGCTGGTCGTCGATCCGGTGATGGTCGCCAAGGGCGGCCACCGGCTGCTTGAGGAAAGCGCCACGGCGGCGTTGATCGCCCGCCTGTTGCCGATCGCCCGGGTGCTGACCCCCAATCTGCCCGAGGCCGAGGTGCTGGTCGGCTTTTCTATCGCCGACGAGGCGGCGATGGAAAAGGCCGGGCGCGCCCTGCTTGAACGCGGTCCGCAAGCCGTGCTGATGAAGGGTGGGCATCTGGAGGGCGACGATCTCGTCGATCTTCTGGTGACCGCCGAGGGCACCGTGCGCTTTCGCGCCTCGCGCTTGCAGACAACATCGACCCATGGCACCGGCTGCACCCTGGCCTCGGCCATCGCCTGCGGTCTGGCCCAGGGGCGGTCGGTCGAACAAGCCATCGCCCGCGCCCGCGCCTATGTGCGCAAGGCCATGGAAACCGCGCCCGGTCTCGGTCACGGCCATGGCCCGCTCAATCACGGATTTACCGTTTCCCCCTTCGAGGTGCCCTTGCCATGA
- a CDS encoding adenylosuccinate synthase, protein MSNVAVVGSQWGDEGKGKVVDWLAERADVVVRFQGGHNAGHTLVVDGVTYKLSLLPSGAVRGKLSIIGNGVVVDPWALFEEIERVAAQGVVITPEGLRIAENAVLILPLHGNLDRAREAAAGNAKIGTTGRGIGPAYEDKVARRAIRLCDLADEDVLRFKVERLLTHHNALLRGLGEPELDADSLISALLEIAPRILPFASPVWKVLDEARRAGKKILFEGAQGAMLDVDHGTYPYVTSSNTVAPNAATGAGVGPSSVGFTLGITKAYTTRVGAGPFPTELFDDIGRTIGERGREFGTVTGRPRRCGWFDAVLVRQSVLVGGLRGIALTKLDVLDGLDELKICTGYRLDGQVIDHLPASMKAQSRVEPIYETLEGWKDSTFGARSWADLPAKAIKYIRRLEELIEAPVALLSTSPEREDTILVRDPFLD, encoded by the coding sequence ATGTCGAACGTGGCCGTGGTTGGCTCCCAGTGGGGTGACGAGGGCAAGGGCAAGGTGGTCGATTGGCTGGCCGAGCGCGCCGATGTGGTGGTGCGTTTCCAGGGCGGTCATAACGCCGGCCATACCCTGGTCGTCGATGGGGTGACCTATAAGCTCAGCCTGCTGCCCTCGGGCGCGGTGCGCGGCAAGCTGTCGATCATCGGCAATGGCGTGGTGGTCGATCCCTGGGCGTTGTTCGAGGAAATCGAGCGCGTCGCCGCCCAGGGCGTGGTCATCACCCCCGAAGGCCTGCGCATCGCCGAGAACGCCGTGCTGATCTTGCCGCTGCACGGCAATCTGGACCGGGCGCGCGAAGCCGCCGCCGGCAATGCCAAGATCGGCACCACCGGGCGCGGCATCGGCCCGGCCTATGAGGACAAGGTGGCGCGCCGCGCCATCCGCCTGTGCGATCTGGCCGACGAAGACGTCTTGCGCTTCAAGGTCGAGCGCCTGCTGACCCATCACAACGCCCTGCTGCGCGGTCTGGGCGAGCCCGAGTTGGACGCCGACAGCCTGATCAGCGCCCTGCTGGAGATCGCCCCGCGCATCCTGCCCTTCGCCTCGCCGGTGTGGAAGGTGCTCGACGAGGCGCGCCGCGCCGGCAAGAAGATCCTGTTCGAGGGCGCCCAGGGCGCCATGCTCGATGTCGATCACGGCACCTACCCTTATGTCACCTCGTCCAACACAGTCGCCCCCAACGCGGCGACCGGCGCCGGAGTCGGCCCGTCGAGCGTCGGTTTCACGCTTGGCATCACCAAGGCCTATACCACCCGTGTCGGCGCCGGTCCGTTCCCGACCGAGCTGTTTGACGATATCGGCCGGACCATCGGCGAGCGCGGCCGCGAATTCGGCACGGTGACCGGCCGTCCGCGCCGCTGCGGCTGGTTCGACGCCGTGCTGGTGCGCCAGTCGGTGCTGGTCGGTGGCCTGCGCGGCATCGCCCTGACCAAGCTTGATGTGCTGGATGGCCTGGACGAGCTGAAGATCTGCACCGGCTATCGGCTCGATGGCCAGGTGATCGACCACCTGCCGGCGTCGATGAAGGCGCAGTCGCGGGTCGAGCCGATCTATGAAACGCTGGAAGGCTGGAAAGACAGCACCTTCGGCGCCCGCTCCTGGGCCGATCTGCCGGCCAAGGCGATCAAATACATCCGTCGCCTGGAAGAACTGATCGAGGCGCCGGTGGCCCTGCTGTCGACCAGCCCGGAGCGCGAGGACACCATCCTGGTGCGCGATCCCTTCCTCGATTAA
- a CDS encoding protein kinase family protein: protein MAQEPEVAATASGGGEPPVLRDRYEIDPAKPLPGLDMPNAHAFRVTDKRNGQRALYALVCDGPLPPRTSAMRTLRGVSAPGLVPLVEWGVVDWPPIDGRCVAVVYERPLGGRLMKSEDEVFQPVPDQSFAKIIWRPLIAGLTELQGRSIAHRAIRPTNLYWMDREQTRIALGDCTTSPPAYDQPVGCETIESGMASREGRGGGYYPDDMYALGATLVIASVGNDPLAGVAPEAIVSAKIANGSYSTVVGDERVPLGVIELVRGLLVDDQEQRWSLETIELWTNGRRMNPMQTRQEKRAQRPFVFRGAEYYTRRALAHALSQDWETGVQPIMEGKVETWLRRGLELGDLADSVGNVVRAANVTAKDVGPVRDMAVAAVLTLMDPRAPIRYGKVRVHMEAFGTAMACTLAMRGDIRPYIDLIQRDITKTWIAAQEAFSSDFGRFDAEFKDLRTYLVQTSKGGGIERCLYEMNESLPCRSALLRNQCVLEIGDLLPALEWVAAKADQKQSPADRHVVAFVAARYPKDTMGQIHALNDEDPRKAALGVLSLLAVLQWKLGPESLPGLAAWLGSQMAPAINSYHSRERRKRIEKELPKVVRKGSLPDLYFLLDDSKERQLDLDGFLAARQQYAQAAQQVAALESGNYRVSETSERLGQQTAASVSVAIAIVTIVFVSISRLI from the coding sequence ATGGCCCAGGAACCGGAGGTGGCGGCGACGGCGAGCGGTGGTGGCGAACCACCGGTCTTGCGCGACCGCTATGAGATCGACCCCGCCAAGCCCCTGCCGGGGCTGGATATGCCCAATGCCCACGCCTTCCGCGTGACCGACAAGCGCAACGGCCAGCGCGCGCTCTATGCGCTGGTCTGCGACGGGCCGCTGCCACCGCGCACCAGCGCCATGCGCACGCTGCGCGGCGTCAGCGCCCCCGGGCTGGTGCCCTTGGTCGAATGGGGCGTGGTCGATTGGCCGCCGATCGACGGGCGCTGCGTCGCCGTGGTTTACGAACGCCCCCTGGGCGGCCGGCTGATGAAAAGCGAGGACGAGGTTTTCCAGCCCGTTCCCGATCAATCCTTCGCCAAAATCATCTGGCGGCCGCTGATCGCCGGGCTGACCGAGCTGCAGGGGCGCTCCATCGCCCACCGGGCGATTCGGCCGACCAATCTTTACTGGATGGACCGCGAGCAGACGCGGATCGCCTTGGGCGACTGCACCACCTCGCCCCCGGCCTATGACCAGCCGGTGGGCTGTGAAACCATCGAAAGCGGCATGGCCAGCCGGGAAGGGCGGGGCGGCGGCTATTATCCCGATGACATGTACGCGCTAGGCGCCACCTTGGTGATCGCCTCGGTCGGCAACGACCCTTTGGCCGGGGTCGCCCCCGAAGCCATCGTCAGCGCCAAGATCGCCAATGGCTCCTATTCCACCGTGGTCGGCGACGAACGGGTGCCGCTGGGCGTCATCGAACTGGTGCGCGGTCTTTTGGTCGACGATCAGGAACAACGCTGGTCGCTGGAAACCATCGAGCTGTGGACCAACGGCCGGCGGATGAACCCGATGCAGACCCGCCAGGAAAAGCGGGCCCAGCGGCCCTTCGTGTTCCGGGGGGCGGAATATTACACCCGCCGCGCCCTGGCCCACGCCCTGTCGCAGGATTGGGAAACGGGCGTTCAGCCGATCATGGAAGGCAAGGTGGAAACCTGGCTGCGTCGCGGCCTGGAACTGGGCGATCTGGCCGATAGCGTTGGCAATGTGGTGCGGGCGGCCAATGTCACGGCCAAGGATGTCGGGCCGGTTCGCGATATGGCGGTGGCCGCCGTCCTTACCCTGATGGATCCGCGCGCGCCGATCCGCTATGGCAAGGTGCGCGTCCATATGGAGGCCTTCGGCACGGCGATGGCCTGCACCCTGGCGATGCGCGGCGATATCCGGCCCTATATCGATCTGATCCAGCGCGATATCACCAAGACCTGGATCGCCGCCCAAGAGGCCTTTTCCAGCGACTTCGGGCGCTTCGACGCCGAGTTCAAGGATCTGCGGACCTATTTGGTCCAAACGAGCAAGGGCGGCGGCATCGAGCGCTGCCTTTATGAAATGAACGAATCGCTGCCCTGTCGCAGCGCCTTGTTGCGCAATCAATGCGTTCTGGAGATCGGCGATCTGCTGCCCGCCCTGGAATGGGTGGCGGCCAAGGCCGATCAAAAGCAATCGCCCGCCGATCGCCACGTCGTCGCCTTTGTCGCCGCCCGCTATCCCAAGGACACCATGGGGCAGATCCATGCCTTGAACGACGAGGATCCGCGCAAGGCGGCGCTGGGCGTGCTCAGCCTGTTGGCCGTTTTGCAATGGAAGCTTGGTCCCGAGTCCCTTCCTGGTCTGGCCGCTTGGCTGGGGAGCCAGATGGCGCCGGCGATCAACAGCTACCACAGCCGCGAAAGGCGCAAGCGCATCGAAAAGGAACTGCCCAAGGTGGTGCGCAAGGGCAGCCTTCCCGATCTCTATTTCCTGCTCGACGACTCAAAGGAGCGCCAGCTTGATCTTGACGGCTTCCTGGCCGCCCGCCAGCAATACGCCCAGGCCGCCCAACAGGTGGCGGCCTTGGAAAGCGGCAATTACCGGGTGAGCGAGACCTCGGAGCGCCTGGGCCAGCAAACGGCGGCGTCGGTTTCCGTGGCCATCGCCATCGTCACCATCGTGTTCGTCTCTATTTCCAGGCTGATTTAG